The Sporomusa termitida genome has a window encoding:
- a CDS encoding MFS transporter: MQTTPTAASQTAESARPTRQRVVLVAILLLTLLVAYLDRVNVSVLLADNTFLTEMGIKGQPVQMGLLMTLFLIAYGVANVVLSPLGDYIGPRKAMSISILLWTISVMIGGWAMTFGTMLVARVILGIGEGMHWPMQSTFVKNWFPPHERGKANGVWLIGLMAGPALAMPFFSWIVSTWGWRPSFFILGALGLIPLALLWFFVTDHPRQHKRINAAELEYIESALKIEAEEEAKIKTESLGERLRSFVLNYRFWLLTVNYFCIACIWWGTMAWLPSYLKAARGFSWAEMGALASLPYILGSISILFFGHLADKLGRRAPFIAIAHLGSGLGLYFGATASDNLTAALLISAGIASVAIALPSSWAILQRIVPGKAIGAGAGMMNGLSNGGSAFAPVLIGFFISLTGSYVGGLMFLVGVAALGCGCMTILSLQKY, translated from the coding sequence ATGCAAACAACACCAACAGCCGCAAGCCAAACGGCAGAGTCTGCGCGGCCGACAAGACAGCGGGTAGTGTTAGTGGCCATTCTGCTCCTTACCTTGCTCGTAGCTTACCTGGACAGGGTAAATGTCTCGGTTTTACTGGCCGACAATACATTTCTCACGGAGATGGGGATTAAAGGCCAGCCTGTCCAAATGGGTCTGTTAATGACATTATTCTTAATTGCCTATGGCGTGGCCAATGTGGTGCTCAGCCCGCTTGGCGATTACATCGGCCCCCGCAAAGCCATGTCTATCTCCATATTGCTGTGGACCATCTCGGTTATGATCGGCGGCTGGGCAATGACTTTTGGCACCATGCTGGTGGCCAGGGTGATTCTGGGAATCGGCGAAGGCATGCACTGGCCAATGCAAAGCACTTTTGTAAAAAACTGGTTTCCTCCCCACGAGCGGGGCAAAGCCAACGGGGTCTGGCTGATCGGCCTGATGGCTGGACCGGCTCTGGCAATGCCTTTTTTCAGCTGGATTGTATCTACCTGGGGCTGGCGTCCGAGCTTTTTTATCCTGGGGGCCCTGGGCCTTATCCCCTTGGCCTTACTCTGGTTTTTTGTCACCGATCATCCGCGGCAGCATAAACGGATCAATGCGGCTGAGCTGGAGTATATCGAAAGTGCCCTTAAAATTGAGGCGGAAGAAGAAGCCAAAATTAAAACAGAAAGCTTAGGTGAACGGCTACGCTCCTTTGTGCTCAATTACCGGTTCTGGCTGCTGACAGTCAATTACTTTTGCATAGCCTGTATCTGGTGGGGCACCATGGCCTGGCTGCCGTCCTATCTTAAAGCCGCCCGCGGTTTCTCCTGGGCAGAAATGGGGGCCTTGGCCTCTTTACCCTATATTCTCGGCAGTATCAGCATTCTGTTCTTTGGCCATCTGGCTGACAAACTCGGCCGCCGCGCCCCGTTCATTGCCATTGCTCATCTCGGCTCAGGCCTCGGGCTCTATTTCGGCGCCACTGCCAGCGATAATCTGACCGCCGCCCTGCTGATCTCTGCCGGCATTGCCTCAGTTGCCATCGCCCTGCCCTCCTCCTGGGCTATTCTCCAGCGCATTGTGCCCGGTAAGGCAATCGGCGCCGGCGCCGGTATGATGAATGGCCTGAGTAATGGCGGTTCAGCCTTTGCCCCGGTGTTAATCGGTTTTTTTATCAGTCTGACCGGCAGTTATGTGGGCGGGCTGATGTTCCTGGTTGGCGTTGCCGCCCTGGGCTGTGGCTGTATGACCATCCTGTCCCTGCAAAAATATTAA
- the larA gene encoding nickel-dependent lactate racemase has translation MLKEFHLRLGDSQVKLALPEEQIIHVVEGKPAAAITDVPAAVKAALQQPIDSPPLSEVVQAGDTVAIIASDITRQWIKYDQFLPTLLNELNAAGIPDSNITLIVSLGAHRHHTEQENILVYGQEVTGRVRIEQSYAPAGEDFIHVGTTTRGVETYINKHVVNADKVILTGGIVYHLMAGFGGGRKAIMPGVAGYASIQGNHSFCLHEVVGQGISPSCISGKLEGNHMNEDMIEMAAMVKPAFLLNAVFTPEGKFARIVAGHWHNAWREGCKTVEEIFGVPIRAKADLVIASAGGFPKDINLYQGSKTTDNAYMAVKEDGVIIVLLECRDIMEPPDFSGWFDYESLYDRETALRKAFTVPGFVALKTGLMARKVPFIIVTLPENKAFIEKAGLIAATTIEEAMAIAEQKLGRKEYTITVMPHAANTVPLLQG, from the coding sequence TTGCTAAAAGAATTTCATTTAAGGCTTGGTGACAGCCAGGTCAAACTAGCACTGCCTGAAGAACAAATAATCCATGTTGTCGAAGGTAAACCCGCGGCAGCAATTACCGATGTACCGGCAGCAGTTAAAGCGGCGCTCCAGCAGCCGATTGACTCACCGCCCCTGAGCGAGGTGGTACAGGCCGGCGATACTGTGGCTATCATTGCCAGCGATATCACCCGTCAATGGATTAAATATGATCAATTCCTGCCAACCCTGTTAAATGAACTGAATGCCGCCGGCATACCTGACAGCAATATTACACTGATCGTCAGCCTGGGCGCTCACCGTCACCACACTGAGCAGGAAAACATTCTTGTATACGGCCAGGAAGTAACCGGCCGCGTCCGGATTGAACAGAGCTATGCGCCGGCCGGCGAGGACTTCATTCATGTCGGCACTACCACCCGCGGTGTGGAAACATATATCAATAAACATGTCGTTAATGCCGACAAGGTCATCCTGACAGGCGGCATTGTCTATCACCTCATGGCCGGATTTGGCGGCGGCCGCAAGGCCATTATGCCTGGTGTCGCCGGCTATGCCAGCATTCAGGGCAACCACAGCTTCTGCCTGCATGAGGTTGTCGGCCAGGGCATCAGTCCCAGTTGCATCTCCGGCAAACTGGAAGGCAATCATATGAATGAAGATATGATCGAAATGGCGGCCATGGTCAAACCGGCCTTCCTGCTCAACGCTGTTTTCACACCGGAAGGCAAGTTTGCCCGCATTGTGGCCGGTCACTGGCACAATGCCTGGCGTGAGGGCTGCAAAACGGTGGAAGAGATCTTCGGTGTACCCATTCGTGCCAAAGCCGATTTGGTCATTGCATCGGCCGGCGGGTTCCCCAAAGATATCAACCTGTACCAGGGATCGAAAACTACCGATAACGCCTATATGGCCGTTAAAGAAGACGGTGTCATCATCGTCCTGCTGGAATGCCGTGACATTATGGAACCGCCTGATTTCAGCGGCTGGTTTGACTATGAATCATTGTACGACCGGGAAACAGCGCTGCGCAAAGCCTTTACTGTTCCTGGCTTTGTCGCCCTTAAAACCGGCCTGATGGCCCGCAAAGTCCCGTTCATTATTGTCACCCTGCCGGAAAACAAGGCCTTTATTGAAAAGGCCGGCCTGATTGCCGCAACCACAATCGAAGAGGCAATGGCGATTGCTGAACAAAAGCTGGGTCGCAAAGAATATACCATCACCGTAATGCCCCATGCGGCCAATACGGTGCCGCTGCTGCAGGGATAA
- a CDS encoding metallophosphoesterase, which yields MKSFIAIVSLFFLVYAAACYYAGLRLYQSWGGVLAAYAGYYWGCYVLLASTPLISPLGRGWIPRWLNGLVAVAGNYWLAALYYLVVSWALVDSIRLAGGLLWPAAPGLPPAWLGAAVTVTVGCLLAYGVWNGRNPRICRYEVTIRKSAGGLTGLRAVLVADIHLGLIVGKDRLTAMVDQINRLNPDIVFLAGDTIDEDAELFIERKMATLLKRLTPRYGVYAVLGNHEYLGGQALLAVQALEQAGVQVLRDRYVKVNEQFYVVGRDDPTVARMEGAKRLTLPAVMQGIDRSLPVILLDHQPQNLTEGQQQGVDLQLSGHTHHGQFFPNNLVTERLFELDWGYLRKGAYQVIVSCGYGTWGPPVRIGNQPEIVDIRIIFKSSAG from the coding sequence ATGAAGTCCTTTATTGCTATTGTCAGCTTGTTTTTCTTAGTTTACGCAGCCGCCTGCTATTACGCCGGCCTACGTTTGTACCAGTCCTGGGGCGGGGTCCTGGCGGCTTACGCCGGGTATTACTGGGGCTGTTATGTGCTGCTGGCCTCTACGCCTTTAATCTCCCCGCTGGGCCGGGGCTGGATTCCCCGTTGGCTTAACGGCCTGGTTGCTGTTGCCGGCAATTACTGGCTGGCTGCCCTGTATTATCTGGTGGTAAGCTGGGCGCTGGTTGACAGCATACGCCTGGCCGGCGGCTTGTTGTGGCCGGCAGCGCCGGGGCTGCCGCCAGCCTGGTTAGGCGCTGCCGTAACAGTAACGGTTGGCTGTCTGCTTGCTTACGGGGTCTGGAATGGCCGCAACCCCCGGATTTGCCGTTATGAGGTGACAATCAGGAAATCTGCGGGGGGCTTGACAGGCCTGCGGGCGGTCCTGGTGGCGGATATCCATCTGGGGCTTATTGTTGGCAAGGACCGTTTGACGGCCATGGTAGATCAGATCAACCGCCTGAACCCGGATATTGTTTTTTTGGCCGGCGATACGATAGATGAGGATGCCGAGCTGTTTATCGAGCGGAAAATGGCGACACTGCTGAAGCGGTTGACTCCCAGGTACGGTGTTTATGCCGTCCTGGGCAATCATGAGTATCTTGGCGGGCAGGCCCTGCTGGCTGTCCAGGCTCTGGAGCAGGCCGGGGTGCAGGTGTTGCGTGACCGGTATGTAAAGGTTAATGAGCAATTTTATGTGGTAGGGCGGGATGATCCGACGGTGGCCCGGATGGAGGGGGCCAAACGCCTGACCTTGCCGGCCGTTATGCAGGGAATTGACCGGTCCTTGCCGGTTATTCTGCTGGATCATCAGCCGCAGAATCTGACAGAGGGACAGCAGCAGGGGGTTGACCTGCAGCTATCCGGTCACACCCACCATGGTCAGTTTTTTCCCAATAACCTGGTGACAGAGCGGCTGTTTGAGCTGGATTGGGGGTATTTGCGCAAAGGCGCGTATCAGGTTATTGTTTCCTGCGGTTATGGCACCTGGGGCCCGCCTGTCCGGATTGGCAATCAGCCCGAGATTGTTGATATCCGGATTATATTTAAGAGCAGTGCGGGGTAG
- the rbr gene encoding rubrerythrin, with translation MKSLQGTKTAENLMKAFAGESQARTRYTYYAATAKKEGYVQISNLFTETADNEKEHAKRFYKFLIESLNGEMVNIHADYPVAWGDTKENLLAAANGENEEWSELYPHFAAVADQEGFPAIAVVFRKIAEVEKHHEARYRKLYNNLINETVLKKDCAVEWKCNNCGYIHTGDHAPELCPACIHPKGFFEVFVEAY, from the coding sequence ATGAAATCATTACAAGGTACAAAAACTGCTGAAAACCTGATGAAAGCATTTGCCGGCGAATCACAGGCCAGAACCCGCTACACCTACTATGCCGCCACCGCCAAAAAAGAAGGTTATGTTCAGATTTCCAACCTATTCACGGAAACAGCCGACAATGAGAAGGAACACGCTAAGCGTTTCTATAAGTTTCTTATCGAAAGCTTAAACGGTGAGATGGTTAACATTCATGCCGATTATCCTGTTGCCTGGGGTGACACGAAGGAAAACCTGCTGGCGGCGGCCAACGGGGAAAACGAGGAATGGTCAGAATTGTATCCTCATTTTGCCGCTGTTGCCGACCAGGAAGGCTTTCCGGCGATCGCTGTCGTATTCAGGAAAATAGCCGAAGTGGAAAAACACCACGAAGCCAGATACAGAAAGCTATACAATAATCTGATCAACGAAACGGTGCTCAAAAAAGACTGTGCCGTGGAATGGAAATGTAACAACTGTGGCTATATCCATACAGGCGACCATGCCCCCGAACTCTGTCCTGCCTGTATTCATCCCAAAGGCTTCTTTGAAGTATTTGTGGAAGCATATTAA
- a CDS encoding VOC family protein has product MNFRFAHNNINVLNLEKSLAFYKEALELEETRRIERPGFIIVYLGDGQTPHKLELTWLKERQTAYNLGENEFHLAFTTSDFARAYQLHKQMGCICYENKEMGIYFIADPDGYWLEVLPERF; this is encoded by the coding sequence ATGAATTTTAGATTTGCGCACAACAATATTAATGTGCTGAACCTGGAAAAAAGCCTGGCCTTTTATAAAGAGGCGCTGGAATTAGAAGAAACCCGGCGTATTGAAAGACCAGGTTTTATCATTGTCTATCTGGGCGATGGGCAGACACCGCATAAATTGGAGCTGACCTGGCTGAAGGAGCGGCAGACTGCGTATAACCTCGGCGAAAACGAGTTTCATCTGGCCTTTACCACCAGCGACTTTGCCCGGGCTTATCAGCTCCATAAGCAGATGGGCTGTATTTGTTATGAAAACAAGGAAATGGGCATTTACTTTATTGCCGATCCGGACGGGTATTGGCTGGAGGTTCTGCCTGAGCGATTTTAG
- a CDS encoding MBL fold metallo-hydrolase translates to MNYLLSRMADGAYVIAVEDTYTWDVPSYTNLYVLQRNGQTILIDAGLKQYQPAIIAALAEIGVTPAQVTHILLTHGHHDHVEGAECFGQARKFVHADDLPFLPAPLASQFAAYAPLADGFRLTAAGLSDFAIIFVNTHSPGSVAIYDHITKALFVGDFFCYFGEALPAGELVSASDYIRRGSCQYVAGQAAAGGTEFASFITGLGRLRAYQPDFFCTGHGVVLRDDIQDFINQLWLSGTRNRQG, encoded by the coding sequence ATGAATTATTTACTGTCCCGGATGGCTGACGGCGCCTATGTAATCGCCGTTGAAGATACCTATACCTGGGATGTTCCCTCTTATACAAACTTATATGTATTGCAGCGGAACGGCCAGACGATCCTGATCGATGCCGGTCTGAAGCAATATCAGCCGGCCATCATCGCCGCGCTTGCTGAAATTGGTGTGACGCCGGCGCAGGTTACTCATATTTTACTGACTCATGGGCATCATGATCATGTTGAGGGGGCTGAATGTTTTGGCCAGGCCCGGAAATTTGTGCATGCGGACGATTTGCCGTTCCTGCCGGCGCCGCTGGCGTCCCAGTTTGCTGCTTATGCGCCGCTGGCTGATGGCTTCCGTCTTACAGCCGCTGGTCTCAGTGATTTTGCGATAATTTTCGTCAATACTCACTCTCCCGGCTCGGTTGCCATCTATGATCACATCACGAAGGCCCTGTTTGTTGGTGATTTTTTCTGCTATTTTGGCGAAGCCCTGCCGGCCGGCGAACTTGTTTCCGCCAGTGACTATATCCGGCGGGGGTCCTGCCAGTATGTTGCCGGCCAGGCAGCTGCCGGCGGTACGGAGTTTGCGTCCTTTATCACCGGCTTAGGCAGGCTACGTGCTTACCAGCCTGATTTTTTTTGTACAGGCCATGGTGTTGTTTTACGTGATGATATTCAGGATTTTATTAACCAGTTGTGGCTGAGCGGGACCCGGAACCGGCAGGGATAA
- a CDS encoding two-component system sensor histidine kinase NtrB, whose amino-acid sequence MTLKRDELHGEGALAVINIYPRANDREAARISRRDLIGLMAVGVAHGIRNPLTVIKGYLQLQDKRAVCCSGESLAIILQELGKIEDFISDIILLAHNKTSKKSPQNLNDIVKKVYPAIQQAAAPNGIAAELVLAERLPLVNLDTAEIEQLIMHLAGNGIEAMGAGGRLTLGTAHEQQEVILYVQDEGRGIPREQKSKIFAPFFTTKATNTGLGLAVSLSILERHQGRITVLSAPGAGSIFKIRFPVGQ is encoded by the coding sequence ATGACACTGAAAAGAGATGAGTTACATGGAGAGGGGGCGTTGGCGGTGATTAATATCTATCCGCGGGCAAATGACAGGGAGGCAGCCAGGATTTCCCGCCGGGATTTGATTGGGCTCATGGCTGTGGGGGTAGCGCATGGGATTAGAAATCCCCTGACTGTGATCAAAGGTTATTTGCAGTTACAGGACAAAAGGGCAGTCTGTTGCAGCGGTGAATCGTTAGCAATCATCCTGCAGGAATTAGGCAAAATTGAGGATTTTATAAGCGATATTATATTATTGGCTCATAATAAAACGAGTAAAAAAAGCCCGCAAAACCTGAATGACATTGTAAAAAAGGTATATCCGGCCATTCAGCAGGCTGCTGCCCCCAACGGTATTGCCGCCGAGCTGGTGTTAGCTGAGCGACTGCCGCTGGTGAATCTGGATACCGCTGAGATTGAACAGCTGATTATGCATCTGGCCGGCAACGGCATTGAGGCAATGGGGGCAGGCGGCAGATTAACGCTGGGTACCGCTCATGAGCAACAGGAGGTGATATTGTATGTCCAGGATGAAGGCCGGGGCATTCCGCGGGAACAGAAAAGCAAGATTTTTGCCCCGTTTTTTACCACCAAAGCGACCAATACCGGTTTGGGGCTGGCCGTCAGCCTTAGCATCCTGGAGAGACACCAGGGGCGGATCACTGTGCTGTCCGCACCAGGGGCAGGCAGTATTTTTAAAATACGGTTTCCGGTTGGGCAATAA
- a CDS encoding helix-turn-helix domain-containing protein — translation MKTLGTRIKQLRKHLTQEELAAILKVDRSTLASWEVDRREPDIATLSRIASYFQVSIDWLVGHKSAKADNGARMVLVRETAGDYLLTIDKAWEKVIATAQAYGVEPDIVQQLVEINAKIALTMNHSQQKK, via the coding sequence ATGAAAACCCTGGGTACAAGAATCAAGCAATTGAGAAAGCATCTAACGCAAGAAGAGCTAGCCGCCATACTTAAAGTAGACCGTTCAACCTTAGCCTCCTGGGAAGTAGACCGCCGGGAACCGGATATTGCCACCCTAAGCCGCATTGCATCCTACTTCCAGGTTAGTATTGACTGGCTTGTCGGCCATAAATCTGCTAAAGCCGACAATGGCGCCAGAATGGTTTTGGTCCGGGAGACTGCCGGCGACTATCTGCTAACAATTGACAAAGCCTGGGAGAAAGTGATTGCCACTGCCCAGGCCTACGGCGTTGAACCCGATATTGTTCAACAGCTGGTGGAGATAAACGCTAAAATCGCGTTAACGATGAACCACAGCCAACAGAAAAAGTAA
- a CDS encoding DUF401 family protein codes for MLAILKILVTLALIVFLLNRKVKMGNAMLAGTTVLWLLSGGNLLHAQTAVINTVQSHSTWEIVLALYFVMCLEYQLRTGGIIDGLMTTARRALRSERILLALMPAFLGFLPSLGGAIFSAPLVESASKPYQLTPETKTAINYWFRHIWEYTNPIFTGMLLASQLSNIPLSALIANMAWLTVLATVIGWLFFLTMLKKQPAPAAPVNTSQAADRGYYYVTLAAGPIIVNFMLVVFLKLAAAVSMALVVAAMVLLLRQNLTGIRAMLAHALDRKLLWGIVAILFFQNILRQTGAIEDIAVLLNNLAISNAVVVGAIAFIAGILTGTSQGFVAITFPFIAVLSPGDITLAMVCFALGTAGQMLSPAHLCLLVTLDYFKADFLKTLRPVACLELIMIIAVCVVTTFH; via the coding sequence ATGCTTGCCATCCTAAAAATTCTTGTCACCCTTGCCCTGATTGTCTTCCTGCTGAACCGTAAAGTAAAAATGGGCAACGCAATGCTGGCCGGGACCACTGTCTTATGGCTCCTCTCCGGCGGTAACCTGCTGCATGCCCAGACGGCAGTAATAAATACCGTGCAGAGTCACAGCACCTGGGAGATCGTGCTCGCCTTGTATTTCGTCATGTGCCTTGAATATCAGCTGCGTACCGGCGGCATTATCGACGGCTTAATGACCACCGCCCGCCGGGCCTTGCGCAGTGAGCGTATCCTGCTGGCATTAATGCCTGCTTTTCTCGGCTTTTTACCCTCCCTGGGCGGGGCAATTTTCTCGGCGCCCTTAGTGGAAAGCGCCAGCAAGCCCTATCAGCTGACCCCGGAGACGAAAACAGCAATTAACTATTGGTTCCGCCATATCTGGGAATATACCAACCCGATTTTTACCGGTATGCTGCTTGCCAGCCAGCTTTCCAATATTCCGCTCAGTGCCCTGATCGCCAATATGGCCTGGCTGACAGTCCTGGCGACCGTGATCGGCTGGCTGTTTTTCCTGACAATGCTGAAAAAACAGCCGGCACCAGCAGCACCTGTCAATACCAGCCAGGCTGCAGACCGCGGGTATTATTATGTTACACTGGCAGCAGGCCCTATCATTGTGAACTTTATGCTGGTCGTTTTCCTCAAACTGGCCGCTGCCGTTTCTATGGCCCTTGTCGTTGCCGCTATGGTCCTGCTGTTACGGCAGAACCTGACCGGTATCCGGGCTATGCTGGCTCATGCCCTGGACCGCAAACTGCTGTGGGGCATTGTGGCGATTCTTTTCTTTCAAAACATCCTGCGGCAAACCGGCGCCATTGAGGATATTGCCGTACTGCTCAACAACCTGGCAATCTCCAATGCTGTCGTTGTTGGGGCAATTGCTTTTATTGCCGGGATTTTAACAGGTACCTCCCAGGGCTTTGTTGCTATAACCTTTCCTTTCATCGCGGTTTTGTCACCCGGTGATATCACGCTGGCGATGGTCTGTTTTGCCCTGGGTACGGCCGGACAGATGCTGTCCCCGGCCCACCTCTGCCTATTGGTGACACTGGATTATTTTAAAGCCGATTTCCTGAAAACGCTGCGCCCGGTGGCCTGTTTAGAACTCATTATGATTATTGCGGTCTGTGTTGTCACAACCTTCCACTAG
- a CDS encoding MBL fold metallo-hydrolase: MIFRQLNPQACRTYLIGSKNDPRVIIVDPVIDHFSDYLALLKGEGLSLTHVIDTHSHADHISAGSALRDATGCEYVMHAAAPPQCVSARVQDGDILRCNTLEITVLHTPGHTPDSISLLIGDKLLTGDFLFLDDAGAGRDDLPGGSPGDHWESLNKLRALPAELVVYPAHEYRNRQPSTLGRQRQSNPHLQQRSKEEFIKYLDDLQPDPADWMRDVLTANYACAQDPQAAWIPVDTPACALRGTMAAGVNEIKVRYIEAQEVSRWLQTDTTDVVLIDVREKEELTGPLGQLAGILHIPIGRLAGSLAGLQAHKFKKIVVVCRSDARATTGAQILTKAGFDRVYVLKGGMLAWKQQTASGRL, translated from the coding sequence ATGATATTCAGGCAGTTAAACCCGCAGGCCTGCCGTACGTACCTTATCGGCAGCAAAAACGATCCGCGGGTTATTATCGTCGATCCGGTAATTGACCATTTTAGTGATTACCTGGCTTTATTAAAAGGGGAAGGATTAAGCCTTACCCATGTTATTGACACTCACAGCCATGCCGACCATATCTCTGCCGGTTCGGCATTACGGGATGCAACCGGCTGCGAATATGTGATGCATGCAGCGGCGCCGCCGCAGTGTGTCAGTGCCCGCGTGCAGGATGGCGATATCCTCAGGTGCAATACCCTGGAGATTACCGTTCTGCATACACCTGGTCATACCCCTGATTCGATTAGCTTGCTGATTGGGGACAAGCTGCTGACCGGAGATTTTCTGTTTCTTGACGATGCCGGCGCCGGCCGGGACGATCTGCCGGGCGGCAGCCCGGGCGACCACTGGGAGAGTCTGAACAAACTCCGGGCTTTACCGGCTGAACTGGTCGTTTATCCGGCCCATGAATACAGGAACAGACAGCCGTCAACCCTTGGCAGGCAGCGGCAGAGCAATCCCCATCTGCAGCAACGCAGCAAAGAAGAATTTATTAAATATCTGGACGACCTGCAGCCGGACCCTGCCGATTGGATGCGTGATGTGCTTACGGCTAATTACGCCTGTGCCCAAGATCCGCAGGCGGCCTGGATTCCTGTTGATACGCCGGCCTGTGCGCTCAGGGGTACTATGGCTGCCGGTGTAAATGAGATTAAAGTCCGGTATATCGAAGCGCAGGAAGTAAGCCGCTGGCTGCAGACCGATACAACCGATGTAGTGCTGATTGATGTGCGGGAAAAGGAGGAACTGACCGGCCCGCTTGGGCAGCTGGCCGGGATACTCCATATCCCGATCGGCCGGCTGGCAGGCAGTCTGGCCGGGCTGCAAGCACATAAATTTAAAAAGATTGTGGTTGTATGCCGGTCTGACGCCAGGGCGACTACCGGTGCTCAAATCTTAACCAAGGCCGGTTTTGACAGGGTCTATGTTCTTAAGGGCGGGATGCTGGCCTGGAAACAACAAACAGCTAGTGGAAGGTTGTGA
- a CDS encoding CBO0543 family protein, with protein MSGVPTNEQLTQLTQALTQARIEYWLAYNLFTWQWWFLLALLIVPWIIFYYTADRRKLPELWLFGLFMHLIIMRLDTIGFETGFWTYPYKLLPFSSFVAFIDSSPLPVIYMLEYQYFPGWRGFISISVLTAGVFAFVCEPVLEAMGVYMPLNWQHSYGFPIYILMPCVMKAVVEKIYSAARKANSLSNKR; from the coding sequence ATGTCTGGTGTGCCCACAAATGAGCAATTAACGCAGTTAACCCAGGCTCTAACCCAGGCCCGGATTGAATACTGGCTGGCATATAATCTGTTTACCTGGCAATGGTGGTTTCTTTTAGCCTTGCTTATTGTGCCGTGGATCATCTTCTATTACACGGCTGACCGGAGAAAACTGCCGGAGCTGTGGTTATTCGGGCTATTCATGCACTTAATCATTATGAGGCTGGATACCATCGGCTTTGAAACCGGATTCTGGACATATCCCTACAAGCTGCTGCCATTTTCTTCCTTTGTTGCGTTTATTGACTCCAGCCCGCTGCCGGTGATCTATATGCTGGAATATCAGTATTTTCCAGGCTGGCGGGGATTTATCAGCATCAGCGTACTGACAGCTGGCGTATTTGCTTTTGTTTGTGAGCCTGTACTGGAGGCAATGGGGGTATATATGCCGCTGAACTGGCAGCACAGCTATGGTTTTCCCATCTATATCCTTATGCCTTGTGTGATGAAGGCCGTTGTGGAAAAAATCTACTCTGCGGCCAGGAAAGCGAATTCGTTAAGCAATAAGCGATAG
- a CDS encoding DUF3794 domain-containing protein, with the protein MTHIEPWDRPQYCTAGISAGSKSLVVQQVLGAQDVQKSIDVHVVVPRHKPAIEQIVDVFVKRLQINSVDVIHNKVIVRGKFEVKALYVACRPRQPVHAVEVWPIRFTAHADIPGARRGMDADAGVFVEFVDYDVDKHCRAYWHKKKGHDYDDCDDWDDDCDCDDYDDDCDDWDDDCDCDDGHHKHKKHKKHKCKPDCGCDHDHDHHCKPHKRPRRCTRRFDVAVVLRVTVKVMADREVMLYQGTQGLPYKPKG; encoded by the coding sequence ATGACACACATAGAACCATGGGATCGGCCGCAATATTGTACTGCCGGCATCAGCGCCGGCTCGAAGTCTCTTGTCGTCCAGCAGGTATTGGGCGCACAGGATGTTCAAAAATCAATTGATGTGCATGTGGTGGTGCCGCGCCACAAACCTGCCATTGAGCAAATCGTTGATGTTTTTGTTAAAAGACTGCAAATTAACAGTGTTGATGTCATACACAATAAGGTTATTGTCAGAGGAAAATTCGAGGTTAAGGCCTTATATGTCGCCTGCCGGCCAAGGCAGCCGGTGCACGCCGTGGAAGTGTGGCCGATTCGTTTCACGGCCCACGCCGATATCCCGGGGGCCAGGCGGGGGATGGACGCCGATGCCGGCGTTTTCGTAGAGTTTGTGGATTATGATGTTGATAAGCACTGCCGTGCCTATTGGCACAAAAAAAAGGGTCATGACTATGATGATTGTGATGACTGGGATGATGACTGTGACTGCGATGATTATGATGATGACTGCGACGACTGGGATGATGACTGCGACTGCGATGACGGTCATCATAAGCACAAGAAGCATAAAAAACATAAGTGCAAGCCTGACTGTGGCTGCGATCACGATCATGACCATCATTGCAAACCGCACAAAAGACCGCGTCGCTGCACCCGGCGATTTGATGTCGCGGTTGTACTGCGGGTTACCGTCAAGGTAATGGCTGACCGTGAGGTTATGTTATATCAGGGAACCCAGGGGCTGCCGTATAAACCGAAAGGATAA